The following is a genomic window from Pan paniscus chromosome 18, NHGRI_mPanPan1-v2.0_pri, whole genome shotgun sequence.
CCTCCCATCTCGATCAAGTCCCGCACCCACTCTGTGTCTGCTGGTGAGTGAGGGCCACTGTGTGTTGGTAGTGGGAGCAGGGACAGCCAGGAGTTGGGTCAGACTGTTGTTCAGACCTATCTCCAATGCCTGACCAGGTCTTGGCTGACACCTTTCTCCCTACAGACCCCTCCTGCAGACCTGGCCCAGGGAGCCAGGGGCCCGAGTCTGCCACCTGGAAGACACTGGGGCAGCAGTTGAATGCGGAGCTCAGGAGCCGTGGTTGGGGCCAACAGGATGGTCCAGGCCCTCCCTCCCCTGGTCAAAGCCCAAGTCCCTGCAGAACCAGCCCCTCCCCAgacagcctgggcctcccagaggaCCCTTGCTTGGGCCCCAGGAATGAAGGTAGGCAGGCACCTGATTCCCCACTCCAATCCTGGCCTCGGGGCTGGAGGAGTTCCTGCTGGGAACTCAGCTCCTCTAAGGACCCTGAGGGTGGGAGGCAAGGGCTGGAGTGGGGGCAGCTGTTGGAATACCCCTGATTCCCTGGCCTCCCTCAGATGGCCAGCTGAGGCCGAGGCCTCTCTCGGCAGGGCGGCGAGCAGTGTCTGTGCATGAGGACCAGCTCCAGGCCCCTGCTGGTGAGGGGAGACACCTCCACGTGTGCTTGAATGCAGGAGATGTGGGAGGGTGGGCTTCTGGGGCTCCCTTCATAGCTTTGGTCCTTGGAGGGAGCCACCAGTGTGTGAGGGCTCAAGAAATCAGGGAGCCAGAAGACCAGGTGCAAGGGTTTGACAACAAGCCCTTCCAACTAGCACTGGCTCCACTTCCCGAAGAGCAGCCTCTGCCAGGGGTGAGGACGCAGGGACGGGGGATGCTCTGAAGGCAgcagtgtgtgtgagtgcatgcttATGTGCACTGGAGGTGGAAGAGAGGGGCAGGGGATGGACAGACCCCAAGCCTTAGCAACCCACCCCAAGCCTTTCTGTGTCCCTTAGAACGGCCCCTGAGGCTGCAGCGCTCCCCCGTCCTCAAACGCAGGCCAAAACTCGAGGCACCTCCATCCCCAAGCCTAGGTAAGAGGGGGTCCAGGCCAGCTGGGAGGGTGGCGGGACTGCTTAGCCCAGCCCtgacccttcctctctctccctccctcccctcacaggATCTGGCCTTGGAACCGAGCCTCTGCCCCCACAGCCCACAGAGCCCTCCAGCCCTGAGCGGAGCCCACCCTCCCCAGCCACAGACCAAAGAGGCGGCGGCCCCAATCCCTgatcctctcctctcctgccgcatgagattattttattaaaaaactcAAAGGAAGCAGAGTGTGGAGCGGTATCTGTCCTGTGTGACGTCTCACATCGGATTTGGCTCAGACCCTGGCTGTGCATCCATCAGAAAGTGCAAGGCCCAGGCCATGAGCTGGGGAGGAAGCCTGGAAAGAAACCACCGCTGCAGGTCAATGGAGCCTGGGACTAGTGACCAAGAGTGGGGGCAGACCCAGGCACTCACCTGGCAGCTTGGACCCGAGCACAGAGGGACGTGCAGGGTGGCTCATACTCATACTGGAAGGCAGAACCATCACGATGCCTCTTTGGGGGTTCCTGAAAGGGGTATGGTGTCTGGGGAAGAGCTAACAAGGACCCCAACCCCATCCAAGGCTACCCATGCTCCCTCCCAGCTCTACCTCAGGCCTTCCTTGTTCTACCCTCCAGCTGCAGAGGGGCTATGCTCACCCAGACAGAGCAGGGCTCCTGGGCTCCCTTGGTAGCTCCGGTCCTGGGAAAAGGCGGCCGATTCTTGCAGGGCAACCCTACAAACTCCTTGAACTCCAGGCTAGGTTTCTGGGGCCTGGTCACAAGAGGCTGGTGTGGACTGGGGACATGGCTACGGGGTGAGAGACTGGGAGTGCAGCTCTGGAGTGGGGAGCTGGGGGTACGGCTGGCGTGTGGGGACCTGGGGGTCAGGGTGGCAGGCGCTGAGCAGATGGCTGGTGAGGGCTGGGAGCTGCTCCTCTGCCCTGGGTCTGGAGCAGCCAAGGACAGGGCAGGCAGAAGGCTGATGCTGGTACCACTTTCCTCGGATGACATGTGGCCGGGTAAGGCCGGGGTTCCTGAGGAGGAGGGGACTTATTGTAGGCACAGCCCTCTCCGCTCAGGGCAGCTGAGTGGCCTGCGAGCTCAGACAGGACTGCAGGGACCGTGTTCATCCCCCACCCACCGTGCACCTTTCACAGCATCCTGCACAGCCCGGGAACCTGACTGACAGGCGGCAGTGAGTGCCTGTGACCTGTGCATCACCTCACCTGAGGAACTgggtgaggaaggaggagaggctaTGAGGGTCAGAGATAGGTCCTGCAGAGCCGGGTCTGGTGGGGGCAGCTCAGGGCCTGGGGGGTTCAGGAAGTCTTATCAGCACTGTGGACCTGGGCCCCAGGTATCCCCCCAACCTCTCCAGTCCCCCTTACCCTGTGTCCTCTGACAGGGGCCTAGAGAGCTCAGAATTAGCTGGTCATTCTCAGAGATGCACAGCATTGAGCTGGGGACAGTGTACACAGCTTCTCCCTGTGGGACATGAACTCTGTAGGACAGGCCCGTTTACTCTCATGTCCTGTGGAATATGACCCTTGCCCAACTCCTCACCCTGACATCTCCCAAGCAAATCCCCAGACTGACCGTGGCCTTGCATCGTGAGGCAGCCCAGTGGGTGACGGGGGGTGCTGTGCAAGGGCCCTCCAGTGTCAGGCAGCTTTCAGCCAGGCACACGAGTGCCCCCTGATGCTCCTGGTCCTCCCGCATTTCATCCAGAAGCTGGGACAGTGATAGGCCTGGGGACAGGGGACCATGGGATGAGTCAAGGCTTAAAGGGGAGGACCAGGAGGGTGAGGGGGAAGACAGCTTATTGAGGAAGCATAAGGTTAAGGCTGGAGAGGTCACTGCACAGGGTGTTAGGATCACTGGTCAAGCCCTACAGTACCTGCATTGGACGAGGTGGACTCTGAAAGGTGCTCCCTACAGGAAGAGAGTGGCCAGGACTCAGGAACCATGCTGAGGCCCGTCTACCTAGATACACCATCCCCTCACCAAACCACACGTGGCCCCCGAGCCCAACCCCAGACTCACTCAAGGCAGTCATAGAGCTTTTTCTGAACATCTAAGTCTTGGTtgctaagaaaaagagaagggtaGTTAATGGGGGCCCAAGCCCTCCTACCCCATAGGCGTCTGCCAGCGCCggccaggctggggtggggagagccGCTGGAGGGCGGAGGCATCACTTACCAACCAGGCACCCGTAGCCGGGGCTGCTCCGTGGGCAGCAGGCTGAAGCGGTCCACCTGGAGATAGAACTCTGCGGGCTGGAGGAGTTCGTGGGGAAGGGGAGGTCTCAGAATCGTTACGAAGAGTCATGCCCGGTAACCCGCCCAAGACAGTCTCACCACTCACCGCGCCGCCCTCAGCGACCTGGACATGAACCCCGCAgtcctgcagcagcagcagccggcCCTCTGTCCCGCGGAAGCCGAACTCCTTCTCCTCCCTGCGACAAGCAGGATCCTCACTGCCGGGCCCACCTGAACACAAGGCCCGCCCACCTCGCGCTCTCCTGCCGGACTCCGACCTCCGGAGCCGCGCGGGGCCTCTCACCAGTCCGAGGTGTCCAGGGCCTCCCGCGTCACCAGGCATCGGACACTGTGGGTCCCGTCAGACACAAGCAG
Proteins encoded in this region:
- the ACD gene encoding adrenocortical dysplasia protein homolog isoform X2: MAGSGRLVLRPWIRELILGSETLSSPRAGQLLEVLQEAEAAVAGPSHAPDTSDVGATLLVSDGTHSVRCLVTREALDTSDWEEKEFGFRGTEGRLLLLQDCGVHVQVAEGGAPAEFYLQVDRFSLLPTEQPRLRVPGCNQDLDVQKKLYDCLEEHLSESTSSNAGLSLSQLLDEMREDQEHQGALVCLAESCLTLEGPCTAPPVTHWAASRCKATGEAVYTVPSSMLCISENDQLILSSLGPCQRTQGTPALPGHMSSEESGTSISLLPALSLAAPDPGQRSSSQPSPAICSAPATLTPRSPHASRTPSSPLQSCTPSLSPRSHVPSPHQPLVTRPQKPSLEFKEFVGLPCKNRPPFPRTGATKGAQEPCSVWEPPKRHRDGSAFQYEYEPPCTSLCARVQAARLPPQLMAWALHFLMDAQPGSEPNPM
- the ACD gene encoding adrenocortical dysplasia protein homolog isoform X1; translated protein: MAGSGRLVLRPWIRELILGSETLSSPRAGQLLEVLQEAEAAVAGPSHAPDTSDVGATLLVSDGTHSVRCLVTREALDTSDWEEKEFGFRGTEGRLLLLQDCGVHVQVAEGGAPAEFYLQVDRFSLLPTEQPRLRVPGCNQDLDVQKKLYDCLEEHLSESTSSNAGLSLSQLLDEMREDQEHQGALVCLAESCLTLEGPCTAPPVTHWAASRCKATGEAVYTVPSSMLCISENDQLILSSLGPCQRTQGPELPPPDPALQDLSLTLIASPPSSPSSSGTPALPGHMSSEESGTSISLLPALSLAAPDPGQRSSSQPSPAICSAPATLTPRSPHASRTPSSPLQSCTPSLSPRSHVPSPHQPLVTRPQKPSLEFKEFVGLPCKNRPPFPRTGATKGAQEPCSVWEPPKRHRDGSAFQYEYEPPCTSLCARVQAARLPPQLMAWALHFLMDAQPGSEPNPM